The following are encoded in a window of Scophthalmus maximus strain ysfricsl-2021 chromosome 2, ASM2237912v1, whole genome shotgun sequence genomic DNA:
- the LOC118300116 gene encoding ATP-dependent RNA helicase DDX3X isoform X4 has product MSHVAIENAHGLEQQLAVLDLSAGDGQVGGTNRRYIPPHLRNSDASKNAGNAFAAGRPGVYAMAPQATYGWDGGRNNFVNGYHDNRMTGNTFNRGPPRMERGRGGVGGGGYRGNRGGTFNPIIPAQPMGFAGFENKDAGGWNTAKDAYSSFGNNRGKSAFFNDRGNANRGRFDHGGFGGGGGGGGGNSRWVEESRDDGDWSKPTPRNERLEHELFAGSNTGINFEKYDDIPVEATGQNCPHHIESFQDVDMGEIIMGNIGLSRYTRPTPVQKYAIPIVKSKRDLMACAQTGSGKTAAFLLPILSQIYTEGPGEALNAAKASGQENGKYGRRKQFPISLILAPTRELALQIYDEARKFSYRSKVRPCVVYGGADIGQQIRDLERGCHLLVATPGRLVDMMERGKIGLDYCNYLVLDEADRMLDMGFEPQIRRIVEQDTMPHKGIRQTMMFSATFPKEIQILARDFLEEYIFLAVGRVGSTSENITQKVVWVEESDKRSFLLDLLSATGKDSLTLVFVETKKGADALEDFLYREGYACTSIHGDRSQRDREEALSQFRSGKCPILVATAVAARGLDISNVKHVINFDLPSDIEEYVHRIGRTGRVGNLGLATSFFNDKNGNITKDLLDILVEAKQEVPSWLESLAYEHQHKSSNRGRSKRFAGGFGARDYRQTAAGASTGGFGGRGGRNQAGHGGARGFGGGGFGNFYTSDGYGGNYSHSQVDWWGN; this is encoded by the exons ATGAGTCATGTGGCCATCGAAAATGCCCACGGTCTAGAGCAGCAG CTCGCTGTCCTAGACTTGAGTGCCGGAGACGGACAAGTTGGAGGCACAAACA GGCGATACATTCCTCCACATTTACGGAACAGCGATGCTTCCAAAAATG CAGGAAATGCCTTTGCTGCTGGTAGACCAGGTGTCTACGCCATGGCGCCGCAAGCCACCT atgGTTGGGACGGAGGGCGCAACAACTTTGTCAATGGCTACCATGACAACCGCATGACCGGCAACACATTCAACCGGGGCCCGCCGCGCATGGAGCGGGGCCGAGGTGGCGTCGGGGGAGGCGGTTACCGCGGCAACAGGGGAGGCACGTTCAACCCCATCATCCCAGCACAGCCAATGGGATTTGCTGGCTTCGAAAATAAAG ATGCCGGCGGCTGGAACACGGCCAAGGACGCCTATAGCAGTTTTGGCAACAACCGAGGAAAGTCTGCGTTCTTCAATGACAGGGGCAATGCTAACAGAGGGAG GTTCGATCACGGTGGATTCGGTggtggcggtggaggaggaggtggaaacaGCCGTTGGGTGGAGGAGTCCAGAGACGACGGAGATTGGTCCAAGCCAACGCCACGTAACGAACGCCTTGAACA cGAGTTGTTCGCTGGCAGTAACACGGGCATTAATTTTGAGAAGTACGACGACATCCCCGTTGAGGCCACTGGGCAGAACTGCCCTCACCACATAGAGAGT TTCCAAGATGTGGACATGGGTGAGATAATCATGGGCAACATCGGCCTGAGTCGCTACACCAGACCGACCCCTGTCCAGAAATATGCCATTCCGATCGTAAAGTCAAAGAGAGACCTCATGGCCTGTGCACAGACAG GTTCTGGGAAGACTGCAGCGTTCCTGCTGCCGATTCTCAGCCAGATCTACACCGAAGGACCGGGAGAAGCTCTTAATGCAGCTAAAGCTTCTGgacag GAGAATGGGAAGTACGGGCGTCGTAAGCAGTTCCCAATCTCTCTGATCCTGGCTCCAACAAGAGAGCTGGCATTGCAAATATATGATGAAGCCCGGAAG TTTTCCTACCGGTCCAAAGTGCGTCCTTGTGTTGTGTATGGAGGAGCAGATATTGGCCAGCAGATCAGAGATCTGGAGAGAggctgccacctgctggtggcCACACCGGGGAGACTGGTGGACATGATGGAGCGGGGCAAGATTGGACTGGACTACTGCAA CTACCTGGTCCTGGACGAGGCAGATCGCATGTTGGACATGGGCTTCGAGCCTCAGATAAGACGCATTGTGGAACAAGACACCATGCCACATAAAGGCATCCGGCAGACCATGATGTTCAGTGCGACCTTCCctaaagaaatccag ATCCTGGCCAGGGACTTCCTGGAGGAGTACATCTTCCTGGCCGTGGGCAGGGTGGGCTCCACCTCGGAGAACATCACTCAGAAAGTGGTGTGGGTGGAAGAGAGCGATAAGAGGTCTTTCCTCCTGGACCTGCTCAGTGCCACAG GCAAGGACTCCCTGACTCTGGTTTTTGTGGAGACCAAGAAAGGCGCCGATGCCTTGGAGGACTTCCTGTATCGGGAGGGCTACGCCTGCACCAGTATCCACGGCGACCGCTCCCAGAGAGACCGAGAAGAGGCCCTAAGCCAGTTCAGATCAGGGAAATGTCCTATTCTGGTGGCCACAGCG GTAGCCGCTCGGGGTCTGGACATCTCCAATGTGAAACATGTTATTAACTTCGACCTGCCCAGCGACATAGAGGAGTATGTCCACCGCATTGGACGTACAGGACGAGTCGGGAACCTGG gaCTGGCCACATCTTTCTTCAACGATAAGAATGGGAACATCACTAAAGACCTGCTGGACATCCTCGTCGAGGCCAAACAGGAAGTCCCCTCATGGCTCGAGAGCCTGGCTTATGAACACCAGCACAAGAGCAGCAACAGAGGACGCTCCAAGAG GTTCGCTGGAGGTTTCGGAGCACGCGATTATCGTCAGACGGCCGCCGGAGCCAGCACTGGAGGGTTTGGAGGACGCGGAGGTCGCAACCAGGCAGGACACGGAGGAGCCCGTGGCTTTGGAGGGG GTGGTTTTGGAAACTTCTACACCAGTGACGGCTACGGAGGCAACTACTCGCACTCTCAAGTTGACTGGTGGGGCAACTAg